From Chryseobacterium joostei, the proteins below share one genomic window:
- a CDS encoding MBL fold metallo-hydrolase produces MKLQLWRNATLLLNIDGTSILVDPMLGEKGSLGKFPMTDNELLNPLVDLPFSREELIEKLDKIDAVAITHLHPDHWDVQAVQLIDKATPILCPESISDQIIQQGFKNVISIKDQILWKDIDISITKGQHGTGEIGEKMGAVNGFVFKKDNQSVYIVGDSIWYNDIAEEINKHEPQHIIVAGGAATFSVGDPIIMTSEDILKVCEHAPKAMIWVTHLETVSHCKENRAFIETKIKEKGYESQCFVLKDGEETELYSH; encoded by the coding sequence ATGAAATTACAATTATGGCGCAATGCAACATTGCTATTGAATATTGACGGAACCTCTATCTTAGTTGATCCAATGCTTGGAGAAAAAGGATCATTAGGAAAATTTCCTATGACAGATAATGAATTACTGAATCCTTTGGTAGATTTACCTTTCAGCAGAGAAGAATTAATTGAAAAGTTAGATAAAATAGATGCGGTAGCCATTACCCACTTGCATCCGGATCATTGGGACGTACAAGCCGTACAACTTATTGATAAAGCTACGCCCATTCTTTGTCCTGAAAGCATTTCAGATCAAATTATTCAACAGGGTTTCAAGAATGTTATTTCAATAAAAGATCAAATCCTATGGAAAGATATTGATATTTCAATCACCAAAGGACAGCACGGAACCGGAGAAATTGGAGAAAAGATGGGAGCAGTCAACGGATTTGTTTTTAAAAAAGATAATCAATCTGTTTATATTGTAGGAGACAGTATTTGGTATAATGACATCGCTGAAGAAATCAACAAACATGAACCACAACATATTATCGTAGCGGGTGGCGCAGCAACCTTTTCGGTAGGAGATCCTATTATCATGACCAGTGAAGACATCCTGAAAGTTTGTGAACATGCTCCTAAAGCAATGATATGGGTTACCCATTTGGAAACCGTAAGCCACTGTAAAGAAAACAGGGCGTTTATTGAAACAAAAATTAAAGAAAAAGGATATGAATCCCAATGCTTTGTCCTGAAAGACGGAGAAGAAACTGAATTATATTCTCATTAA
- a CDS encoding aminotransferase-like domain-containing protein, which translates to MDSPVKIPYESFIKIDRKSETSIYLQVANQLVNAIQRGYLPFGTKLPGTRAFSEILDVHRNTAVAVYDELCAQGWVESFPNKGTFVIGKDQEKPIRVKDFEENNLLNYPKTTGFSFKTSNILDNPFEHSDCEFVLNDGVPDIRLTQIGQHSRFYSSILKRKSNQKGLGHYNHDGSEFFKEHLSQYLNLSRGLPISKNNLLITRSTEMSIYIVSEILLSAGDTVLVGALSYFSVNMIFQKAGVNIVTLPIDEDGIIVESVREACKRQNIRMLYLTPHHHYPTTVALSAQRRLELLELANEYGFVILEDDYDYEFHYDKSPILPLASADTNGMVIYIGSFGKSLAPGFRTGFIVAPENLMVEMRKHLGIIDRQGDILMERTLGEMIEEGEINRYLKKSLKVYQERRDYCSALLTENLGDDITFEKPSGGLAIWLEWNIPINLMQLSRKCAQDNLFIPKTLLYQNKGLTAMRLGFGDLNVDEMKKSMDILSHNVKLLV; encoded by the coding sequence ATGGATAGTCCGGTTAAGATTCCTTATGAAAGTTTTATAAAAATTGATAGAAAATCAGAGACTTCAATTTATTTGCAGGTCGCCAATCAATTGGTAAATGCCATTCAGCGGGGATATCTGCCTTTTGGCACAAAGCTTCCCGGCACAAGGGCATTCAGTGAAATACTGGATGTGCATCGGAATACTGCTGTAGCGGTATATGATGAATTGTGCGCTCAGGGTTGGGTGGAAAGTTTTCCGAATAAAGGAACTTTCGTTATTGGCAAGGATCAGGAAAAACCTATAAGAGTAAAGGATTTTGAAGAGAATAATCTTTTAAACTACCCTAAAACAACAGGTTTTTCATTTAAAACATCCAATATACTGGATAACCCTTTTGAGCATTCGGATTGTGAATTTGTATTGAATGATGGTGTTCCGGATATCAGGCTTACCCAAATTGGGCAACACTCACGATTTTACAGCTCTATTCTTAAACGCAAATCCAATCAAAAAGGATTGGGGCATTACAACCATGACGGCAGTGAGTTTTTTAAGGAACATTTGTCTCAATATCTTAATTTATCCCGTGGACTCCCCATTTCCAAGAATAATCTACTGATTACCCGAAGTACGGAAATGAGTATCTATATTGTTTCCGAAATTCTGCTTTCTGCCGGAGATACTGTCTTGGTAGGAGCTTTAAGCTATTTTTCGGTGAATATGATCTTCCAGAAGGCAGGCGTGAATATTGTAACTCTTCCTATAGATGAAGACGGAATTATTGTGGAAAGCGTAAGGGAAGCTTGTAAGAGGCAAAACATAAGAATGCTTTATCTTACCCCACATCACCACTATCCTACTACCGTTGCACTGAGCGCCCAACGAAGGCTGGAGTTACTGGAACTGGCTAACGAATATGGCTTTGTTATTCTTGAAGATGATTATGACTATGAATTTCACTATGATAAAAGTCCAATTCTTCCCTTGGCCAGTGCGGATACAAACGGAATGGTAATCTATATCGGATCATTTGGAAAGTCTTTAGCACCCGGATTCAGAACCGGATTTATTGTAGCGCCTGAAAACCTGATGGTAGAAATGAGAAAGCATCTTGGAATTATCGACAGGCAGGGTGATATTCTTATGGAAAGAACGTTGGGAGAAATGATTGAGGAGGGAGAAATTAACCGCTATCTGAAAAAATCTTTAAAGGTGTATCAGGAAAGGCGGGACTATTGTTCTGCTTTGCTTACAGAAAACCTTGGCGATGATATCACCTTTGAAAAACCTTCAGGTGGACTGGCGATCTGGCTAGAATGGAATATTCCTATTAACCTGATGCAGCTAAGCCGAAAGTGTGCTCAGGATAATCTTTTTATTCCGAAAACTCTGCTTTATCAAAATAAAGGACTTACAGCCATGAGGCTTGGCTTCGGAGATTTGAATGTGGATGAGATGAAAAAAAGTATGGATATTCTTTCCCACAATGTAAAATTGCTAGTCTGA
- the bioA gene encoding adenosylmethionine--8-amino-7-oxononanoate transaminase: MNTITQQASLTQRDRAVNWHPYTQMKTADAIIPIVKGEGIYLFDNEGKKYMDVVSSWWVTLHGHSHPYIAQRIFEQLNTLEQVIFAGFTHEPAIQLSENLLKLLPTNQKKVFYSDNGSTAVEVALKMCIQYAHNQGKKKTKILAFKNAYHGDTFGAMSVSGKSFWTKPFESMLFEVVFIDTPNAENLKDLQSQIRNLKDEVACFIYEPLVQGAAGMLMYNAEDLSSLMKFCRELGVLMVQDEVFTGFGRTGKLFAANYLAEQPDIMCFSKGLTGGTMPMGITTCSDEIYNAFWSDDKHKTLFHGHSFTANPLACTAALASMEILLKEDTQMNIKRITHQHSEFVKSLAIHPQVENARQVGTILAFDFKTEYGTSYFNEIGKRLYNEFLQRGIIMRPLGNVIYLVPPYCITSEELDFVYQNIMEVLDLFRN, encoded by the coding sequence ATGAATACAATAACACAACAGGCAAGTCTTACGCAGAGAGACAGAGCCGTCAACTGGCATCCTTACACACAAATGAAGACTGCAGATGCTATCATTCCTATTGTAAAAGGAGAAGGGATTTATCTGTTTGACAATGAAGGCAAGAAATATATGGACGTGGTCTCATCATGGTGGGTAACGCTGCATGGCCATTCTCATCCTTATATTGCCCAACGTATATTTGAACAGCTTAACACGCTTGAACAAGTTATTTTTGCTGGTTTTACCCATGAACCTGCCATACAGCTTTCGGAAAATCTATTAAAACTTTTACCAACCAATCAGAAGAAGGTTTTCTATTCTGATAACGGATCCACAGCCGTTGAGGTTGCATTAAAGATGTGCATTCAGTATGCTCATAACCAAGGGAAGAAAAAGACCAAGATTCTGGCTTTTAAAAACGCCTATCATGGTGATACCTTTGGAGCCATGTCCGTAAGCGGAAAAAGTTTTTGGACAAAACCGTTTGAAAGCATGCTGTTTGAAGTTGTTTTCATCGATACTCCCAATGCTGAAAACCTGAAAGATTTACAATCACAGATCAGAAATTTGAAAGATGAGGTGGCATGCTTTATTTATGAACCGCTGGTTCAGGGAGCCGCGGGAATGTTAATGTATAATGCAGAAGACTTGAGCAGTTTGATGAAATTCTGTAGAGAACTAGGTGTTCTTATGGTTCAGGATGAGGTTTTCACAGGCTTTGGAAGAACAGGAAAGCTATTTGCTGCCAATTATCTTGCCGAACAGCCGGATATCATGTGCTTTTCAAAAGGATTAACAGGAGGAACCATGCCGATGGGGATCACCACATGCTCTGATGAAATCTATAATGCCTTTTGGTCTGACGATAAGCATAAAACCTTATTTCATGGACACTCCTTTACAGCAAACCCTTTAGCATGCACTGCTGCCTTGGCAAGCATGGAAATATTACTTAAAGAAGACACCCAAATGAATATCAAACGTATCACCCATCAGCATTCTGAATTTGTAAAATCACTGGCCATACATCCTCAGGTAGAAAATGCCCGTCAGGTTGGAACTATTTTAGCTTTTGATTTTAAAACAGAGTACGGAACATCCTATTTCAATGAAATAGGGAAAAGACTTTACAATGAATTTTTACAGAGAGGAATCATAATGAGACCATTGGGAAATGTGATCTATCTGGTGCCGCCTTACTGTATCACTTCTGAAGAATTAGATTTTGTTTATCAAAATATTATGGAAGTATTAGATCTGTTCAGAAACTAA
- a CDS encoding TonB-dependent receptor, protein MKTFKTLILLFTLALFSGSLSAQQSERIRGKIMLSEQTPVKNALLRLMNTSYQAKTNNLGEFYFDNVTPGEYTLQVVLNDMELMREQIHIKQDVYEIPTVYAPAHSNDIEGITVYAFSRNKFLAKDSTSISKMPLKSLENPQAYTIINQQILKEQLTYDVSEVLKNVPGMVKMQGSPGRGSGDGSFYYSLRGFPTKISMVDGVPANTNGEVDPADIEHIEVIKGPSGTLYGGAVTSFGGLINVVTKKPKDYFGGEISYLMGSYNLNRVTADVYGPVTDSRKTLFRLNAAYQYQNGFRDSEFRKSFFVAPTLSYQVNDKLKFSLGAQIYNYEGTNTPIIFLARSRPFVAHTPEELGFDWKRSYSNNDMTLKAPSINVKAEINYKISKNWSSQTLISRNYRKTEGLYQYQFIRGDKSDAMLERNVQWQNSEAASTSVQQNFNGQFNIGKIKNKVLIGLDYLNQSLNNNHSPIIKFDTINGQDLTAKYGFISRDLAMQKIQVSKAALTRTTMSSNVYGAYLSDAVYITDRLITLLSLRIDHYESKGQLNLNKNERLGEFKQTAWSPKVGVVYQVFKDRLSVYANYMNGFSYTPPVTQGLADYDGNMKPQKSNQWEAGFKGNLWRNRINFTVGYYDILVDNMQREIEVMRNGKGYRITIQDGEQRSKGVELEVIANPLQGLNVMAGYAYNDSRFVKAEPTVDGRRPGSAGPASVFNSWVSYVLQFGPLDGLGFGFGVNRVGHQITEHKTTTGKFTFPAYTLINASITLEKERYRLGFKMNNLGNAQYFAGQGVVVAQMPRNFVAEVSLKF, encoded by the coding sequence ATGAAAACATTTAAAACCCTTATATTACTTTTTACACTTGCCTTATTTTCAGGTTCTCTTTCTGCACAGCAGAGTGAACGTATTCGTGGCAAGATCATGTTGTCTGAACAGACACCCGTAAAAAACGCACTTTTAAGACTTATGAATACGTCTTATCAGGCAAAAACCAATAATTTAGGAGAATTTTACTTTGATAATGTTACCCCTGGAGAGTATACTCTCCAGGTGGTTTTAAATGACATGGAGCTGATGCGGGAGCAAATCCATATTAAACAAGATGTCTACGAAATACCTACTGTTTATGCCCCTGCGCATAGCAATGACATTGAAGGAATTACAGTATATGCTTTTAGTAGAAACAAATTTTTGGCTAAAGACAGTACTTCAATCTCTAAAATGCCCCTAAAAAGCTTGGAAAATCCACAGGCTTATACTATTATCAACCAACAGATTTTAAAAGAACAGCTTACCTATGATGTTTCAGAAGTATTGAAAAATGTTCCGGGTATGGTAAAAATGCAGGGAAGTCCGGGAAGGGGTTCAGGAGATGGAAGTTTTTATTACAGCCTTAGAGGTTTCCCTACAAAAATATCAATGGTAGATGGTGTTCCTGCCAATACCAATGGTGAAGTTGACCCTGCGGATATTGAACATATCGAAGTGATTAAAGGACCATCAGGAACTTTATATGGAGGAGCAGTAACCTCTTTTGGAGGATTGATTAATGTAGTGACCAAAAAGCCAAAGGATTATTTCGGAGGTGAAATTTCTTATTTGATGGGAAGCTACAACCTGAATCGTGTGACTGCAGATGTTTATGGTCCGGTTACAGATTCCAGAAAAACCTTATTCCGTCTTAATGCCGCTTATCAGTATCAAAACGGTTTTAGGGATTCTGAATTCAGAAAATCATTCTTTGTTGCCCCTACATTAAGCTATCAGGTAAATGATAAGTTGAAATTTAGCTTAGGAGCTCAGATTTACAATTATGAAGGAACCAATACACCTATTATTTTCCTTGCCAGATCCAGGCCTTTTGTAGCCCATACGCCTGAAGAGCTTGGATTCGATTGGAAAAGATCATATTCCAACAATGATATGACCTTGAAGGCTCCATCCATCAACGTAAAAGCTGAGATTAATTATAAAATTTCGAAGAACTGGAGTTCACAAACCCTGATTTCGAGAAACTATAGAAAAACAGAAGGCTTATACCAATATCAATTCATCAGAGGAGATAAAAGTGATGCAATGCTGGAACGTAATGTACAATGGCAGAACTCAGAAGCTGCTTCTACAAGTGTTCAACAGAACTTTAACGGACAGTTTAATATTGGAAAGATCAAAAATAAGGTGTTGATTGGTTTAGATTATTTAAATCAATCCCTGAACAACAATCATTCACCTATCATTAAGTTTGATACCATCAACGGACAGGATCTTACTGCTAAGTATGGCTTTATCTCAAGAGATCTGGCAATGCAGAAAATTCAGGTATCAAAGGCTGCTTTAACAAGAACGACAATGTCCAGTAATGTTTATGGAGCCTATCTTTCTGATGCGGTTTATATTACCGATAGATTGATCACTTTATTGAGTTTACGTATCGATCATTATGAAAGCAAAGGACAGCTTAATCTAAATAAAAATGAACGTCTGGGTGAGTTTAAGCAAACTGCATGGTCTCCTAAAGTAGGAGTTGTTTATCAGGTATTTAAAGACCGTTTATCAGTATATGCTAATTATATGAATGGTTTCAGCTATACACCTCCGGTTACTCAAGGACTTGCCGATTATGACGGAAATATGAAGCCACAAAAATCCAACCAATGGGAAGCTGGATTCAAAGGAAATCTTTGGAGAAATCGTATTAATTTCACGGTAGGATACTATGATATTCTGGTTGACAATATGCAGAGAGAAATTGAGGTAATGCGTAATGGAAAAGGATACAGAATCACCATTCAGGATGGAGAACAAAGAAGTAAAGGAGTGGAACTAGAAGTAATCGCGAATCCTCTTCAAGGCTTGAACGTTATGGCAGGATATGCGTATAACGACAGTAGGTTTGTGAAAGCAGAACCTACTGTAGACGGACGTCGCCCAGGATCTGCAGGACCGGCAAGTGTCTTTAATTCATGGGTAAGCTATGTGCTTCAATTCGGTCCTTTGGATGGACTTGGTTTTGGTTTTGGAGTAAATCGTGTAGGACATCAAATTACAGAGCATAAAACTACTACAGGAAAATTCACTTTCCCTGCTTATACTCTAATCAATGCATCCATCACCCTTGAAAAAGAAAGATACAGATTAGGATTCAAAATGAACAATTTAGGCAATGCACAATATTTCGCAGGGCAGGGGGTCGTAGTAGCCCAGATGCCTCGTAATTTTGTTGCTGAGGTAAGCCTTAAATTCTAA
- a CDS encoding winged helix-turn-helix transcriptional regulator, producing the protein MNFEEFKNCGLRRSLDILSGKWKPLILHNLFEEDTVRFVELWRNMPRVSKKVLSEQLKQLEDDHIIERIEVYNFPPEVYYKLTEKGKKLGPILSELHSWGNGLSL; encoded by the coding sequence ATGAATTTCGAGGAGTTTAAAAACTGCGGTCTTAGACGGAGTCTGGATATTCTTTCCGGAAAATGGAAACCATTAATTCTGCACAATCTTTTTGAAGAAGATACGGTACGTTTTGTCGAGCTTTGGCGGAATATGCCCAGGGTATCCAAAAAGGTACTTTCAGAACAGCTTAAACAATTGGAGGACGATCATATTATTGAACGGATTGAAGTGTATAATTTTCCTCCGGAGGTTTATTATAAACTGACTGAAAAAGGAAAAAAGCTAGGCCCTATCCTTTCTGAACTTCATTCATGGGGAAATGGGCTGAGCTTATGA
- a CDS encoding aminotransferase class I/II-fold pyridoxal phosphate-dependent enzyme, which translates to MLKSIHHFQESLEKRKEEGTLRRLQSRSEGIDFYSNDYLGFARSKELQNILLKKINDNPDLLSGSTGSRLISGNSNVVITTESFIAKKHRVSSALLFPSGYHANLALFSTLPNRHDTIIVDEQIHRSVHDACKISNAKKIKFKHNDLNDLENVLKKQDRHCYIAIESLYSMEGDFAPIQKISEMARHYNADLLLDEAHAFGVFGHGLIEKYNLQDQITASVITYGKALGAHGAAILCNDTVKSYLINFASPFIYTTSAQDFQWMSIKAGYEFLESNLEAAEKLQHNIKTFREQGLNSPSSEKSPIQAIVIPHNQKLGLLQKILSNEGFATYAIYSPTVKEGTERLRICLHSFNTEKEIIRLTGIIKEFN; encoded by the coding sequence ATGCTTAAAAGCATTCATCATTTTCAGGAATCTCTCGAAAAAAGAAAAGAGGAAGGAACCTTAAGGAGGCTTCAATCCCGCTCTGAGGGAATTGATTTTTACTCCAATGATTATCTGGGGTTTGCAAGAAGTAAGGAACTCCAGAATATTTTATTAAAAAAGATCAATGATAATCCCGATTTACTATCAGGAAGTACAGGTTCAAGGCTGATTAGCGGAAATAGCAATGTTGTAATAACGACCGAAAGTTTTATTGCAAAAAAGCATAGAGTTTCATCTGCTTTGCTTTTCCCATCGGGGTATCATGCCAATCTTGCGCTGTTTTCCACACTTCCTAATCGTCATGATACGATTATTGTGGATGAACAGATTCATCGTTCTGTACATGATGCCTGCAAAATATCGAATGCCAAAAAGATTAAGTTTAAACATAATGATCTGAATGATCTGGAAAATGTATTAAAAAAACAGGACAGGCACTGCTACATCGCCATAGAAAGTCTTTACTCAATGGAAGGAGATTTTGCTCCCATTCAGAAGATTTCAGAAATGGCAAGGCATTACAATGCAGACTTATTGTTAGATGAAGCCCACGCTTTTGGTGTTTTTGGACATGGATTGATTGAAAAGTACAATCTACAGGATCAGATTACAGCAAGCGTCATCACCTATGGTAAAGCATTGGGAGCTCATGGAGCGGCTATTCTTTGTAATGATACTGTGAAGTCTTATCTCATCAATTTTGCTTCGCCTTTTATTTATACCACTTCTGCGCAGGATTTTCAATGGATGAGTATAAAAGCGGGATATGAATTTTTGGAAAGCAATCTTGAAGCAGCAGAAAAACTTCAGCACAATATCAAAACATTCCGAGAACAGGGACTGAATTCTCCTTCCTCTGAAAAAAGCCCTATTCAGGCTATTGTTATTCCTCATAACCAAAAATTAGGTCTTCTACAGAAAATTTTATCCAATGAGGGATTTGCAACCTATGCCATATACAGTCCAACCGTAAAGGAAGGAACGGAACGACTTCGAATATGCCTTCACAGCTTCAATACAGAGAAAGAAATCATCAGACTCACAGGAATTATCAAAGAATTTAATTAA
- a CDS encoding PepSY-associated TM helix domain-containing protein codes for MKLKFRKIAYQLHLWLGLTSGLIVVIMAATGCILVFEEELKHIVHPKRYFVENIGGKKLSLSDLTAKAEKALPDGLKVKRAIISSDPSRTYVFRTLKMDNEALTYWGTYLYYYRVYIDPYTGKVQEVEDAKKDFFEIVLDLHRRLLLGEKIGKTITGYSTLVFAIILLSGLVIWYPRKMSKAMLKGMFFIKTSANWKRINYDVHNVLGFYAIIPLLFISYSALIWNFESMDKWIKNTLNGNIPTEKKAKSKIPTEGSDTSVNILDMIGNKVEKGLITKESALVNFPRTEEGTYYTELTLGKKQYQNENYNFDQYSGEILKHQFYKDKNIGYGTALRERNYDLHTGSLFGITGRIIYLFAGIIAASLPITGFIIYLNKKKKKPQKKKA; via the coding sequence ATGAAGCTTAAATTTAGAAAAATAGCATATCAGCTACATCTATGGCTCGGACTAACGTCCGGGCTTATAGTTGTTATAATGGCAGCCACTGGATGTATTTTAGTATTTGAAGAAGAATTAAAACATATTGTTCACCCAAAAAGATATTTTGTAGAGAACATTGGAGGCAAAAAACTATCGCTTTCTGATCTTACAGCAAAAGCTGAAAAAGCCCTGCCTGATGGATTGAAGGTTAAAAGAGCTATAATTTCATCCGATCCTTCCCGTACTTATGTATTCCGAACCCTTAAAATGGATAACGAAGCGCTGACCTATTGGGGAACCTACCTTTATTATTATAGAGTTTATATAGACCCGTACACAGGGAAAGTTCAGGAAGTAGAAGATGCAAAAAAAGATTTTTTTGAAATTGTACTGGATCTTCACCGAAGGCTGTTGCTGGGAGAAAAAATAGGAAAAACCATTACAGGATATTCTACACTGGTCTTCGCCATTATTCTTCTTTCGGGATTAGTGATATGGTATCCAAGAAAGATGAGCAAAGCTATGTTGAAAGGTATGTTCTTCATTAAAACTTCTGCCAACTGGAAAAGAATCAACTATGATGTTCATAATGTATTAGGGTTTTATGCCATAATTCCTTTATTATTTATTTCTTATTCAGCTTTGATCTGGAATTTTGAAAGTATGGATAAATGGATCAAGAATACATTGAATGGAAATATACCCACAGAAAAGAAAGCAAAAAGTAAAATTCCTACGGAAGGATCTGATACATCTGTCAATATTTTGGATATGATTGGCAATAAGGTAGAAAAAGGGTTAATCACTAAAGAATCTGCACTTGTTAATTTTCCAAGAACAGAGGAAGGAACCTATTATACAGAACTTACTTTAGGAAAAAAACAATACCAGAACGAAAATTATAATTTTGACCAGTATTCTGGTGAAATTCTAAAACATCAATTTTATAAAGACAAAAATATAGGATATGGTACCGCACTAAGGGAAAGAAATTACGATTTACATACAGGAAGTCTCTTCGGAATCACCGGAAGAATTATTTATCTTTTTGCCGGAATTATCGCAGCATCGCTTCCCATTACAGGTTTTATTATTTATCTCAACAAGAAAAAGAAGAAACCCCAAAAGAAAAAAGCATAA
- the bioD gene encoding dethiobiotin synthase produces MKLFITGIGTEIGKTVCSAILVQHFKADYWKPVQSGDLHYTDSKKIEDWTDNTICHPERYRLQLAASPHQSARAENIDINLDEFQLPETQNALIVEGAGGLMVPLSDHSFMIDLIEKLRIPTALVVRNYLGCINHTLLSVMVLQQRKIKLEYLILNGEFPEDTERVICSFIEKDTKIIRIPEISPDKENITTTAKQLTITKL; encoded by the coding sequence ATGAAACTATTTATAACAGGAATAGGAACCGAAATAGGAAAAACGGTTTGTTCTGCCATTTTAGTACAGCATTTTAAAGCTGATTACTGGAAACCGGTACAATCAGGAGATCTACACTATACTGACAGTAAAAAAATTGAAGACTGGACAGACAATACAATATGCCATCCGGAAAGATACCGTCTGCAATTGGCTGCATCTCCCCACCAGTCTGCCAGAGCGGAAAACATAGACATCAATCTTGATGAGTTTCAATTACCAGAAACTCAAAACGCATTGATTGTAGAGGGCGCAGGTGGGCTTATGGTCCCTCTTTCGGATCATAGCTTTATGATTGATTTGATAGAAAAACTAAGGATTCCTACAGCACTTGTTGTAAGAAATTACCTAGGCTGCATCAATCATACCTTGCTTTCCGTGATGGTATTACAACAAAGAAAAATCAAACTTGAATATCTTATCCTTAATGGAGAATTTCCTGAAGATACAGAAAGAGTAATCTGTTCTTTCATTGAAAAGGATACAAAAATTATCAGAATTCCTGAAATCAGCCCCGATAAAGAAAATATCACCACTACAGCAAAACAATTAACAATAACAAAATTATGA
- the bioB gene encoding biotin synthase BioB: MDRKTEIRNDWTKEEIENIYNLPLMELIYKAATVHRERHDPSEVQISTLLSIKTGGCPEDCSYCGQAARYHTNIKVQALLPTETVIAHAQKAKDSGSSRFCMAAAWREVRNNRDFDRVIDMVKGVNELGLEVCCTLGMLTEEQAIRLQEAGLYAYNHNLDTSEQYYEEIISTRTFDNRINTINNVRKAGITVCSGGIIGLGETHRDRISMLLTLATMPKHPESVPINALARVEGTPLENNEKVDTWEMVRMIATARIVMPASMVRLSAGRIEMTETEQAWCFMAGANSIFTGERETLLVTPNPGVSEDMQMLEKLGLKPMLKKETCC; encoded by the coding sequence ATGGATAGAAAAACAGAGATTAGAAATGACTGGACCAAGGAAGAGATTGAGAATATTTATAATCTCCCTTTAATGGAGCTGATCTACAAGGCAGCAACTGTGCACCGTGAAAGACATGACCCATCCGAAGTACAGATATCTACTTTACTGTCAATTAAAACAGGGGGCTGCCCGGAAGACTGTTCCTATTGCGGACAGGCCGCACGTTACCATACCAACATCAAGGTACAGGCCTTGTTACCCACAGAAACCGTTATTGCTCATGCTCAAAAGGCAAAAGACAGTGGTTCTTCAAGATTCTGCATGGCTGCGGCTTGGCGTGAAGTTCGTAACAATCGTGACTTCGACAGGGTAATAGATATGGTAAAAGGAGTAAATGAATTAGGACTGGAAGTATGTTGTACGCTGGGAATGCTTACCGAAGAGCAGGCAATCAGGCTTCAGGAAGCTGGGCTATACGCCTACAATCACAACCTTGATACTTCTGAACAATATTATGAAGAGATTATCTCTACCAGAACATTTGATAACAGAATCAATACCATCAATAATGTTAGAAAGGCAGGAATCACTGTATGCTCAGGAGGAATTATAGGACTAGGAGAGACCCACAGAGACAGAATTTCAATGCTATTGACCTTGGCTACAATGCCGAAGCACCCGGAATCAGTGCCTATTAATGCATTAGCAAGGGTAGAGGGAACTCCATTGGAAAATAATGAAAAGGTAGATACTTGGGAAATGGTAAGAATGATTGCTACAGCAAGAATTGTAATGCCAGCATCTATGGTAAGATTAAGTGCAGGGCGTATAGAAATGACTGAAACAGAACAGGCATGGTGCTTTATGGCAGGGGCAAACTCTATTTTCACGGGAGAAAGAGAAACCTTGTTGGTAACACCTAACCCTGGAGTATCTGAAGATATGCAGATGCTGGAAAAACTAGGGCTAAAACCTATGCTTAAAAAAGAAACCTGCTGTTAA